Within Petrotoga sp. 9PW.55.5.1, the genomic segment AATAAATGATCCAGAAATTCAGATTATAGTAGAGTTGATAGGTGGCGAATATCCCGCTTTAAATTATATAAAAGAAGCAATTAACAATAAAAAAAACATTGTTACCGCCAACAAATTGGTAATAGCAAAATACGCTGAAGAAATTTTTAAACTGGCAAAAAAGAACAAAGTTAAAGTTTATTATGAGGGTAGTGTTGGAGCAGGTATACCAATAATTAAAACCTTAAAAGAATCAATGATAGCTAACAAAATTAAAAAGATCTACGGTATTTTGAATGGAACTACGAATTATATTCTGACAGAAATGATTGAAAAACATGTAACTTTTAAAGAAGCCTTAGAAGAAGCTCAAAAACTAGGTTATGCAGAAAGTAATCCATATTTTGATATAAGTGGTTGGGATGCAGCTTACAAAATTGGTATATTATCCTCTTTGGCTTACGAGACATTTATAGATGTTAATTCACTTCATGTTGAAGGAATTGAAAAGATAGAAAAAGAAGATATTGAAATATCTGAAGAATTAGGGTATTCTATTAAGTTACTTGCTATAGCTAAGAACATCAACGATAAAACTCTTGATATAAGAGTTCATCCTACTTTTGTTTCCCAAAAAAATCCTCTTTCTAAGATTAATGATGTATATAATGTAGTTCAAATACATGGAGATGCTGTGGGTGATATAATGATCTACGGTAAAGGGGCTGGGGAAATGCCTACAGCTAGTGCGGTTGTTGCAGATATTATGGAAGCATCTAAGAGTATTAAATATAAAATTGAAAATGAGCAAATTTCTAACGGAGTAAACGGACAAAAGTTGATAAGTATAGAAGATGTTGAAAATGCTTTTTATATAAGATTAAAAGTAAATGACAAACCGGGAGTTTTTGCAAAAATAGCAAAAGTTTTTGGAGATAATGAAGTTAGTATCGCTTCGGTAATACAAAAAAACCGATTGACTCCAGTAGTACCAATATTTTTGCTTACACACCCAATTAGAGAAAAAAACTTAAAAGATGCTATTAAATCTTTAGAAAAAATCGAAGATGTAATAGAAGTAAAAAACATAATAAGGGTGGAGGATTTTTAATGGATAGATTCAATTTTTGGCCAGGCATTATAGAAGCGTTTAGATCGTTCATGCCGGTGAATGAAAATACTAAAATAATAACCTTGCAAGAAGGAAATACCCCTCTAATATTTGCAGAGAAGATAAGTAACAAATTGGATATAGAATTATATTTAAAATATGATGGGGCTAATCCTACAGGATCTTTTAAAGACAGGGGAATGACTTTAGCTGTTACAAAAGCGGTAGAAAATGGGGATAAAGCCATAATATGTGCTTCTACTGGCAACACTTCAGCTTCTGCAGCAGCTTATGGGAGTAGAGCTGGTTTAAAAACCGCTGTGATTATTCCAGAAGGAAAGATTGCTTTAGGGAAATTATCTCAGGCATTGATGCATGGTGCTACCGTTATTCCTATAAAAGGTAATTTTGACGTTGCTTTAGAATTAACAAGAGAAATAGCAAATAACTATCCTATAACTCTTGTAAACTCTTTGAACCCTTTTAGATTAGAAGGACAAAAAAGTGCAGCCTTTGAAGTATGTGACCAGTTGGGAGGAAAAGCTCCTGATATACTTGCAATACCTGTTGGAAACGCAGGAAACATAACAGCTTATTGGAAAGGGTTTAAAGAATATCACCAAGCCGGTAAAATAAACAATTTACCAAAAATGATGGGTTTTGAGGCAGAGGGCTCAGCAGCTATTGTAAGAAATTTGGTTATAAAAAATCCAGAAACTGTAGCTACAGCAATACGAATAGGTAATCCAGTCAATTGGGGAAAGGCAGTAAAAGCTGCAGAAGAATCAAACGGTTTTATTAATTTTGTTACAGATCAAGAAATTTTAGAAACGTACCAAGAACTCTCATCCCTCGAAGGAGTTTTTGCAGAACCTGCATCAGCTGCATCTGTTGCAGGAGTTAAAAAAATGATCAAATTAAATAAAATAGAAAAAGGAAGCAAAATAGTGGCTGTATTAACAGGACATGGTTTAAAAGATCCTGATACAGCTATAAAAACGATAAAAAATCCACAAGCTATAGAACCAAAGTTAGAAACTATTTTAAAAATAATCGGTTTATAAAAATAAAAAAATTTAAAGGAGCTGCTTTATTTTGAAAAAACAAATTTTTTTATTAAGTTTTTTGTTTTTTTCTTTATTAATTTTCTCAGTTACACTAACCAATCCTTTAGGGCCAACGGTTGTTCCTGTTACGGGACTTATGGAGAATACGATAGATGAAGAGGTTGAGATAGATGTAAGCTTTTGGAAGGATGCTAACGAAGCAGTAGCCTTACTGGTATCAAATCAATCTGATTTTGCTGTTCTTCCTGTAACAGTCGGTGCAAACTTATATGCACAAGGATTAGATTTAATATTGTTAGGTGTTCATGAATGGGAAGCCTTTTATTTGGTGGGTAGCGGTAATGAAAGCTTTAACAACATAGAAAGTTTAAAAGGAAAAGAAGTTTATTCTCCTCATGGAAGAGGGCAAACCGTCGATGTTTTATTGAGATATCTTCTAGTAGTAAACGGATTGGATCCTGATAAGGATGTAAAATTCAGTTACTTACCTCCTCAGGAAATTGTTTCACTGTTTAAAGCAGGAAAAGTAACTTTTGCAGCATTACCTGAACCGTTTGCAACCTTGGCAATAACAGGAACGGATGGGGAAATACTTTTAGATTTTCAAAAAGAATGGAATGAAATCTCAGGATCTAAATATGGACTTCCTATAGCTGGTTTGTTCGTTAAAAAAGAAATTTTGGAAAAGGATCCAATACTCGTTTCAAAAGTTGAAAAATCTTTTTCTGAGAGTGTAATTTGGGCTAATGACAATTTAGATGAGGCTTTAAGAATAACTAACCAATATTTAACCATCCCAATACCTGTTCTAAAACAGGCTATGAATAGACTAAAATTTGAATACATCCCAATT encodes:
- a CDS encoding homoserine dehydrogenase codes for the protein MELLVVCVYNILTEKRDEIKRKLGEGIEIKKILVKSKDKGRKYKVDDSLITLNYEDIINDPEIQIIVELIGGEYPALNYIKEAINNKKNIVTANKLVIAKYAEEIFKLAKKNKVKVYYEGSVGAGIPIIKTLKESMIANKIKKIYGILNGTTNYILTEMIEKHVTFKEALEEAQKLGYAESNPYFDISGWDAAYKIGILSSLAYETFIDVNSLHVEGIEKIEKEDIEISEELGYSIKLLAIAKNINDKTLDIRVHPTFVSQKNPLSKINDVYNVVQIHGDAVGDIMIYGKGAGEMPTASAVVADIMEASKSIKYKIENEQISNGVNGQKLISIEDVENAFYIRLKVNDKPGVFAKIAKVFGDNEVSIASVIQKNRLTPVVPIFLLTHPIREKNLKDAIKSLEKIEDVIEVKNIIRVEDF
- the thrC gene encoding threonine synthase, coding for MDRFNFWPGIIEAFRSFMPVNENTKIITLQEGNTPLIFAEKISNKLDIELYLKYDGANPTGSFKDRGMTLAVTKAVENGDKAIICASTGNTSASAAAYGSRAGLKTAVIIPEGKIALGKLSQALMHGATVIPIKGNFDVALELTREIANNYPITLVNSLNPFRLEGQKSAAFEVCDQLGGKAPDILAIPVGNAGNITAYWKGFKEYHQAGKINNLPKMMGFEAEGSAAIVRNLVIKNPETVATAIRIGNPVNWGKAVKAAEESNGFINFVTDQEILETYQELSSLEGVFAEPASAASVAGVKKMIKLNKIEKGSKIVAVLTGHGLKDPDTAIKTIKNPQAIEPKLETILKIIGL
- a CDS encoding ABC transporter substrate-binding protein, whose amino-acid sequence is MKKQIFLLSFLFFSLLIFSVTLTNPLGPTVVPVTGLMENTIDEEVEIDVSFWKDANEAVALLVSNQSDFAVLPVTVGANLYAQGLDLILLGVHEWEAFYLVGSGNESFNNIESLKGKEVYSPHGRGQTVDVLLRYLLVVNGLDPDKDVKFSYLPPQEIVSLFKAGKVTFAALPEPFATLAITGTDGEILLDFQKEWNEISGSKYGLPIAGLFVKKEILEKDPILVSKVEKSFSESVIWANDNLDEALRITNQYLTIPIPVLKQAMNRLKFEYIPISDCKEEVQNFLITMHEFYPEGLPKLPSEGFYYK